DNA sequence from the Vanrija pseudolonga chromosome 7, complete sequence genome:
CATTCCCGGTATCCATACTATCAGTCTACAAATGTGATCTTCACTCGCCCCCACGCTCCTgggtcctcggccgccgcctctgccgccgccgcctgacGAGTAAATTTGCTGTGCGGCTCAAACGACAGCACACGGATACCAACTGTAAAGTcagcgccgcagccgccgggTTCCCCACGCCACACTTacccgagctcggcaccTCTCCAGCATACTGCATCCCCTTGAACCCCTTCGTCGCCTGGGCATACTCCTCCTGGAGGTACGGCTCGAGGCTGACCACCTCAAGCAGGCCGGTCGGCGTGGCAATGTTCGTGTCCGCCTGGCGCCAGTGCTCGGCGGGGTACGGGAACCCGTGGGTGATCTGCACTACTGGCACTTGGGCGTTTTGGATGTCGTCCAGGTCGATGAGGAGCGCGCCAAGGTCCATCTGGCACACGACGCGGTGGCCGATGACCTGGATGCCAGTGAACGAGGGACCGACGACAAACCTGAAGATGCGCGACGTCACGAGCGCGGCTTGCGTttcctcgtccagctcggaAGAGACAATCTCCTCCAGGAGCGTGGCGTAGTCTGGTATCACGACAAAGCCGGTGTCGCCCTCCCACACGAGGTGGCGGTCGGCAACCGTCACACTGGCGTCGTCAGCAGAGCCGCAGCATCCAACCTACCTGCTGTTATCCAGCTCCCACTGGTAGAATGTCACAGCGGAGTCTGTGAACCACTCGCGCGTTGCACGTTctaccgcgacgacgcgcgccgcccccggtGTAACGGGCACAGCCTCGTCTCCGTCGCCCAATGCCCACTCGGCGATGGGCCTCCGTGAAGCCAGCATGTCGGGGGTCACGTCGAACGTCGGCCCGGGGTTTGCGGCAAAGGATGGCTCCAGCCGaccgtcgagggcgagcaccAAGGTGTCGTAGCTCCCAAAGCCGCGGTTCCAGATGAAGAtccccccctcctcctcgggcaTGACGAAGATGTGCtcgttgtcgaggacgacgtactggcgtcagcgcgttCGCCTTGGCCGACTCACGTCAAACAAGTTGGTttccgcgagctcgcgctcccagccgccgcggGTCCGCCGGCCACCGGCAGCATAGCGCCCCTTGACCTCGCACAGCTGGCTGTGGTacacgaccccgccgccgctgaacGCAGCCGTGAGGCCGATTACGCCGCTCCAGTCGTAGTCGAGGTGGAAGGCATACCGCTCCCGCATGACTGGGAGGGTCGTatcctcgagcacggcaaACGTGCAGAGGTAGCGCAGGCCGCACACGCGCGCCTCGGGGTCCTGGTTGGGGTCCTGGATTCGCTGGATAGACGAGAAGCGCGCAAAGTCTGCCTCGGTCACCCACACTTGGGCCGTGGGGCCGTCCTctcgctcctcgaggcgcaaGGCGAGCGGTCCCATCCCGCGCACTGGCTTGGCGTAGATCATGTCCAGGGggagcggctcggcgcggtggtaCTGCAGGTGCTTGTCCACCGTGAatgcgtcgagcggcggcaggccTGCGGGGGGATGACCTTCTGCAGCCTCGGCCGGCACAGCCGCTTCACCTTccacttcctcctcggcatcgtTGGTCCCTTCTTTAGGTCGGACCGTaacgaccacctcgccatTGTACGAGTTCACCGTCGACACCAGCTGGCCAGCAGGCGCGCCAGCAAGCACCGGGACCCAGCGCACCGTCGGGCGCAggccgaccgcctcgacctcggcttcATACGCGCTCCGCAGGGCTGGGGTCAGAAACGCACCAGCACGCAAACCCACCCATCGCGCGCCAGCTGATCTGCCCGTGGCGAGTCAAGCTGCGTGTCGCCTCGagccgcgcctcgacgtcgcgcgggtCGCCcccgagcgccttgacgcGTTTCTTAATGGCCGGGAGGAAGAGCGACGCCCATCCGCGCGACACGGTCGctgcgacgccgagctcgcgcgcgcccatGTGCTctgcgagcacgaggagcagctcgcgcggaAGGCGCGGCTTTGGCTTTGGCTTCCACTCTGTCATGGTGTGAGGTGTGTTAGAGACGTATCATGCACGCTGCTTGTCATTGTGGACTGCAGTGTGCGACGCGTCGAATGCGGGAGCGGGGTCGCGTTTGAGGAtgaccgccccgccccgcgtcggcgtcgtgatCGATCATGTGTGCCTGCCTGCATTGCCGTGATGTCAGCGAACATGAGCAGTCTCTATTACATTGTTGTCATGTCAACGCTGGCATCGAGAGTTGCCGATGCTCCTGTTAAAGACGTGAACGACGCCAACGGTGACAATGTCGCCGATGCACACGCCTCAATGCACGAGCCGCGCCAAGAGCTGGTCTATGCGggctggcgcaggcgcgtGCACTCGATACGAGCCTGCTCGGTGCGAGGCGAGCTCCTCAGGGCCGTCAGCATCCCAGGAGAGCTCCGAGGGCTCCGAGGGCTCCGACCAGCTGAGGAGGCTTCCGCCGTCCAATCCGCAgggtgctgcggcgccgccaaccgGGCTTGGCTGCGGATGACACCGGTGAGAAGAAAACCCAAGCTGCTGGCcaaggcaggcagccagctcgcgcgcccatGTCCATCCAAAAGGCAGGCGTCTGGCGCGCTCCACAAAGGGcgagccgctgccgagctAGTAACCTTTGACTGTAAGCGCGTGACGTCGTCGGAGACCTCCAAGGTTAGTGCTGAAGGTCATATGCCGGCGCTTCCCCCACTCCCTCGATGACGGCGTGGCGAGCTCAGGGCCGAGCAGGTGGGGGGTGGACGGGAGGGCTTTtgctctcgctctcgtcaGTTGCCTGCCCTCCTGGATCCAGGCGTCTGCCTGCACCGCATCGCATGACCGAGATAATATGAGGCTCGGGGCGCCGTGCGCTGAGGCAGGCAAGTTGCCGTCAGTGTTGGGAACTTTGGGAACCTTGCCAGCGTGGGCGGGCAGAGGGAGCGCAcgcttggcggcgcgagtGGCGGAATACAAAGGGCTGCAGGGCGAGAGGCAAATGGGTCAGGCTGTCAATGAGGGGCAGTCAGCGGGTCATGGGTCAGTGGGTCAACCTTACCTGATGCTGCATTGTAGCATGAGGGCAAGAGCAAGACGTAGAGAGCATTAACTGAACAGGAAAGATTGGCATTGAGAGGGTCAGATGCGCGTCAACGGATGTACAACGTGGGGGGCGACCTCCAGGACATCCTGCTCGCCTCCATGCCTGCCTTTACAtcttctcgacgtcgactgACACTCGTTTCTTTGCAGTCATGGACCACCGCAAGCCGCCAATACTCCCTAccaccagctcgtcgccgccgcccagcccgcggCGGATAccggtgctcggcgcggtcgccgccgcggccaacaaGCTGACCCGTCGCCCCctccgcgcggcgctggtcggcacgatcgcgctcctcgtcctgctGTACAACGCGCACGCGATATCCACTCTGCGGCGGGACGTGGGGTACATCCTCCGGCCACTATGGGACACGCCCGAGCCCGCGTTCAACGTCATCAAGCACTTCccgcgcgctggcgacgacaacgacgaacAATggtgcggcgcgcacggctgGGCCACCCGGCGCGGGGGcaagcccgtcgtcgtcgacgccgtgcccgtgtccaccgagctcgacatgcTCGAGATCCGATGGCGCGAGTACGCGCCGTTCGTGGACATCctgcttgtcgtcgagtcCAACATGACCTTTGCGGGCACGCCCAAGCCGCTGCACTTtgccgcgcaccgcgcgcgcttcgagcgcatcgcgcacgacgcaggcgccaagctcgtctACCGCGCCGTGACGGACTTTGAGCCCAACCTGCCCTCGGGGAGCTTCAAGAACGAGGCGTGCCAGCGGCAGGCGATATCAgacctcatcgccgccgagcgcgggtCCGGCGCGATCccgcccggcgcgctcatCATCCAGtcggacgtcgacgagatcgTGTCCCGCGACACGCTGCAGCTGCTCACCATGTGCAGCGGGTTCCCCTCGCAGCTCCACCTCCAGGTCGACAACTACCTCTACAGCTACGACCAGCCGCTCAACGACGGCGGGTACTGGCGCCCCCGCGTCGTGACGGTgcctgccggcggcgagggggtaGACTACCACCACGGccgcggcagcgacgacctgctcgccgctgcggggTGGCACTGCTCCTTCTGCTTCCCGACGCTGCAGGACATGCGTGCCAAGATGACGGGATACTCGCACAACGACCGGCTGACGAGCGCAAGGTTGCTCGACGAGAGGAGGCTCAGACGGCGCGTGTGCGAGGGGCGCGACCCGTTCGGCATGTGGGCGGTGGGTCGAGCTCGCTTTCACTTCGATGTGGTTCACCGCTAACACCCCATAGGAGGCTTTCACGTTCCGCGACGTGATCGCACACAGCGGCCCCACGCGCAGGCGCAACGCGTTCCTCCACGTCCccgtcgcgctcaaggaggagccAGAGCGGTTCAGCTACCTCCTTGACAAGGGGTGTGAGCGGCCGAACAAGTAAAAGTCGAACATACCGAGCGAGGGAGgcgaagcgagcgaggcggtgCCGAGTGAACAGTCTGGGCTCTTCATCTTCCCGAGATTGCTGTCGATGCGCGGAGAGTGGCCGCTCGAGGTGTAGACCGGGACGTTGGAGCGGACCGCtgcccgctcggcgcgtcggcgtcctcgcggTGCCTCTTCCTCCAGCTCTGTCTTATGCCTAGCTCGACACGCCTGGCGACTACCCAGCTCATCGGCGTCTCTCGCCTTGCCGTGTCTCGTCTGGCCGCCACTCGATGCAACCGCCCTCTCAACGAGCTGCCCCCCCGggcccccctcccccccctgGCGAACACACAACACCCAGCACACCCCCTAATCCATCTTGCTTGCCCCTACAGCAGACACTGCATCTATCCATTGTACCCGTGTATACAATACACCCATCTTGTACTCCCCCTTGCATCATGTACAACTTGTCAATAGCAGTGCGGCCACTGGCCGGATTGGCCCGTCAGTCGTATCGGCCCGGCCCGACGACTCCGGAACAATGACGCCACTACTTAGTGACTCGCATCTCACTCACACCCTCGACTTTGTGCATCACACACTCCTCCACAAAAATGGCATCCTACACCCCCTACGCGATCCAGCACATCAACCTCTCGGTCCCAGAGGGCACGCTGCACCTCGCGGAAGAGTTCTACGGCGAGGTGATTGGGTTCCCTAGCGACCCGGTGCCGAGCCTGCAGAAGGACTCGTTGCGGTGGTGAGTCGCGGGCATCCATCGTCGCTCCCCTCACCTTCCACTGACAATGACGCCAGGTtccgtgtcggcggcggacagCAGGTGAGCCTGCACCGATTCGACAGAAGTGACGGCCCTGACTCGCCCAGATCCACATCAGCTTCGACACCCCCACACGCCCGGATACCCGCGCCCATCCATGCTTCTCCCTC
Encoded proteins:
- the MGAT3 gene encoding Beta-1,4-mannosyl-glycoprotein 4-beta-N-acetylglucosaminyltransferase; translation: MDHRKPPILPTTSSSPPPSPRRIPVLGAVAAAANKLTRRPLRAALVGTIALLVLLYNAHAISTLRRDVGYILRPLWDTPEPAFNVIKHFPRAGDDNDEQWCGAHGWATRRGGKPVVVDAVPVSTELDMLEIRWREYAPFVDILLVVESNMTFAGTPKPLHFAAHRARFERIAHDAGAKLVYRAVTDFEPNLPSGSFKNEACQRQAISDLIAAERGSGAIPPGALIIQSDVDEIVSRDTLQLLTMCSGFPSQLHLQVDNYLYSYDQPLNDGGYWRPRVVTVPAGGEGVDYHHGRGSDDLLAAAGWHCSFCFPTLQDMRAKMTGYSHNDRLTSARLLDERRLRRRVCEGRDPFGMWAEAFTFRDVIAHSGPTRRRNAFLHVPVALKEEPERFSYLLDKGCERPNK